In the genome of Streptomyces collinus, one region contains:
- a CDS encoding nucleotide sugar dehydrogenase codes for MSRSSTVDLVVVGLGYVGLPLARSAAAAGLKVVGLDRSRRVVEGLNAGRSHVDDISDAEVRAMLEQGFEAVDRADVIAGAAAVVVCVPTPLTEHGAPDLGAVHAAVDDIAAHLTAGTLVVLESTTYPGTTDEVVRPRLEAGGLRVGIDFHLAFSPERIDPGNPSFGLENTPKVVGGITADCTKAARALYERFVNRVVEAKGTREAEMAKLLENTYRHVNIALVNEMSMFCREIGVDLWDAIRCASTKPFGFAPFHPGPGVGGHCIPIDPNYLSYKVRSLGIPFRFVELAQEINQRMPVHVVNRAADLLNDQGKAVRGSRVLLLGVTYKPDISDQRESPALAVAENLLARGAELVYFDPRVEDWQVAGAPVERAGDYLAAAEAADLTILLQPHREIDLDELADHARALFDTRGKSADHPRVVKL; via the coding sequence GTGAGCAGATCCTCCACGGTGGATCTTGTCGTTGTCGGACTCGGTTACGTGGGGCTGCCGTTGGCCAGGTCCGCCGCCGCCGCGGGCCTGAAGGTGGTCGGTCTCGACCGCAGCAGACGAGTGGTCGAGGGACTGAACGCCGGCCGTTCGCACGTCGACGACATCTCCGACGCCGAAGTTCGCGCCATGCTGGAGCAGGGCTTCGAGGCCGTCGACCGGGCCGACGTGATCGCCGGTGCCGCCGCGGTCGTGGTGTGCGTTCCCACGCCGCTCACCGAGCACGGAGCCCCGGACCTCGGCGCGGTGCACGCCGCCGTCGACGACATCGCCGCCCACCTCACCGCCGGAACGCTCGTGGTCCTGGAGTCCACGACCTACCCGGGCACGACCGACGAGGTGGTCCGGCCGCGTCTGGAGGCCGGGGGCCTGCGCGTCGGCATCGACTTCCACCTCGCCTTCTCCCCGGAGCGCATCGACCCGGGCAACCCCTCCTTCGGCCTGGAGAACACCCCCAAGGTCGTCGGCGGCATCACGGCCGACTGCACCAAGGCCGCCCGCGCCCTCTACGAGCGTTTCGTGAACCGGGTCGTCGAGGCCAAGGGCACCCGCGAGGCCGAGATGGCCAAGCTGCTGGAGAACACCTACCGGCACGTCAACATCGCCCTCGTCAACGAGATGTCGATGTTCTGCCGCGAGATCGGCGTCGACCTGTGGGACGCCATCCGGTGTGCTTCCACGAAGCCGTTCGGGTTCGCGCCCTTCCACCCCGGCCCCGGCGTCGGCGGGCACTGCATTCCGATCGACCCCAACTACCTGTCGTACAAGGTGCGTTCGCTGGGCATCCCGTTCCGGTTCGTGGAGCTGGCGCAGGAGATCAACCAGCGCATGCCCGTGCACGTGGTGAACCGCGCCGCCGATCTGCTCAACGACCAGGGCAAGGCCGTGCGCGGCTCCCGGGTCCTGCTGCTCGGCGTGACCTACAAGCCGGACATCTCCGACCAGCGCGAGAGCCCGGCCCTGGCCGTCGCGGAGAACCTCCTCGCGCGCGGTGCCGAGCTCGTCTACTTCGACCCGCGCGTCGAGGACTGGCAGGTCGCCGGTGCGCCCGTCGAGCGGGCCGGTGACTACCTCGCCGCCGCCGAGGCCGCCGACCTGACGATCCTGCTCCAGCCGCACCGCGAGATCGACCTCGACGAACTGGCCGACCACGCCCGGGCGTTGTTCGACACCCGGGGCAAATCCGCCGACCACCCGCGGGTGGTCAAGCTGTGA
- a CDS encoding glycosyltransferase, which yields MTTDDTYIPGAVDSGGRRAHRKRRHLKVSYFVFLGLAALIATRLDAGSLHLYSMGAMGLLALKMFGALFYRPAKAGREELEYLENAWVTAVIPIYNEDPVMFEQGMRSLLAQSRLPNEIHIIDDASANDSGIRAAKKMRREFEAKGVKYTVSVQPENKGKREALALGFEAAPYSDIFLCVDSDTVLSRDTVRELLLPLADEKIMASTGMVLALNHDSNIFTRLQDLRYGNSFLFERAAYSRLKSVLCCCGALSAYRGTLVRKYLPDFLNQQFLGKPAVFGDDRRMTNYCLMEGQVVFQETAVGYTAVPEKLPHFLRQQVRWNKSFFRESLWAFRHQKKYRPAFWLTCMELALWLVFGSAMFYSMVILPIIKPAQFVNHIGDYLVFMVLMGYLRNVRYLDFPRRGMGFVKRFGMFLLAPIYGVIQLTLLTPLRFYALFTLHKGSWGTRQGGVEVSVAGDHESDVTEIFEEEDPYSDKKVTETLQLMRLEGVALRTRPRPAGGIPSQPQPIPGYHEEQHAAVPQQRVSWGSPEPAGQQQWQGGHPGHHDPYQQQYPGQGHVPQQGGYPPQDPSWQQGQGQGGGYGQGGW from the coding sequence GTGACCACCGACGATACGTACATACCGGGGGCCGTCGATTCCGGTGGGCGCCGAGCGCACCGGAAGCGGCGGCATCTGAAGGTCTCGTACTTCGTCTTCCTGGGCCTCGCCGCGCTGATCGCCACCCGGCTCGATGCCGGTTCCCTGCACCTGTACTCGATGGGTGCCATGGGCCTGCTGGCCCTGAAGATGTTCGGCGCCCTCTTCTACCGTCCGGCCAAGGCCGGGCGGGAGGAGCTGGAGTACCTGGAGAACGCCTGGGTCACCGCGGTCATCCCGATCTACAACGAGGACCCGGTGATGTTCGAGCAGGGCATGCGCAGCCTCCTCGCGCAGAGCCGCCTGCCGAACGAGATCCACATCATCGACGACGCCAGCGCCAACGACTCCGGCATCAGGGCCGCCAAGAAGATGCGCCGCGAGTTCGAGGCCAAGGGCGTCAAGTACACCGTCAGCGTCCAGCCCGAGAACAAGGGCAAGCGCGAGGCGCTGGCGCTGGGCTTCGAGGCCGCGCCGTACTCCGACATCTTCCTGTGCGTCGACTCGGACACCGTGCTGTCCCGGGACACCGTGCGCGAGCTGCTGCTGCCGCTGGCCGACGAGAAGATCATGGCCTCCACCGGCATGGTCCTCGCGCTCAACCACGACAGCAACATCTTCACCCGCCTCCAGGACCTGCGCTACGGCAACTCGTTCCTCTTCGAGCGGGCCGCCTACTCGCGGCTGAAGTCGGTGCTGTGCTGCTGCGGCGCACTCTCCGCGTACCGCGGCACGCTGGTGCGCAAGTACCTGCCGGACTTCCTCAACCAGCAGTTCCTGGGCAAGCCGGCCGTCTTCGGCGACGACCGCCGCATGACCAACTACTGTCTGATGGAAGGCCAGGTCGTCTTCCAGGAGACGGCCGTCGGCTACACGGCCGTCCCCGAGAAGCTGCCGCACTTCCTGCGCCAGCAGGTCCGCTGGAACAAGTCCTTCTTCCGCGAGTCGCTGTGGGCGTTCAGGCACCAGAAGAAGTACCGGCCGGCCTTCTGGCTGACCTGCATGGAGCTCGCGCTGTGGCTGGTCTTCGGCTCGGCGATGTTCTACTCGATGGTCATCCTGCCCATCATCAAGCCCGCGCAGTTCGTCAACCACATCGGCGACTACCTGGTCTTCATGGTCCTGATGGGCTACCTGCGCAATGTGCGCTACCTCGACTTCCCGCGCCGCGGCATGGGCTTCGTCAAGCGTTTCGGCATGTTCCTGCTCGCGCCGATCTACGGCGTGATCCAGCTGACCCTGCTGACCCCGCTGCGCTTCTACGCCCTGTTCACCCTCCACAAGGGCAGTTGGGGCACCCGCCAGGGCGGCGTCGAGGTGTCCGTGGCCGGGGACCACGAGAGCGATGTGACGGAGATCTTCGAGGAAGAGGACCCGTACTCCGACAAGAAGGTCACCGAGACGCTCCAGCTGATGCGTCTGGAGGGTGTGGCGCTGCGCACCCGGCCCCGCCCGGCGGGCGGCATCCCCTCCCAGCCGCAGCCGATCCCCGGCTACCACGAGGAGCAGCACGCGGCCGTCCCGCAGCAGCGCGTCAGCTGGGGGTCACCGGAACCGGCCGGCCAGCAGCAGTGGCAGGGCGGGCACCCCGGCCACCACGACCCGTACCAGCAGCAGTACCCGGGGCAGGGCCACGTCCCGCAGCAGGGCGGGTATCCGCCGCAGGACCCGTCGTGGCAGCAGGGGCAGGGCCAGGGCGGCGGCTACGGGCAGGGCGGCTGGTAG
- a CDS encoding polysaccharide deacetylase family protein has translation MSRRSALLMGGTGGVAMAGGGAWLGKVVAQPAAAPAAGGGIGGLTTPPLYAPSGRRPKYRRASWSQQFQSGHGWTPGGAGTASAEANDKSAFVRGTQSVRVTTNGTGKQSYVRKTGLPAMSLTGKMIRLVFRVDDVTNLAKCVFYLGSGSLANHFAWTHHLHSKTSANYVQSGEWVTVHLQWADVNAAAGTYSIGASGKPSTKTGFTDMSFAVYDNAGGPVTYRLQAVELIPDTVSVFPKGVVSITFDDSHKSVHDLARPVMDRFGFPGTVYNIADAIGTGSFLTLDQMRSMQDFSGWEMGGHSYANAVHTASYPKLTAEQADDDFRKLREWLVSNGFTSEHFAYPHGAFQKTSDGVPVDQIASRHFTTARSIISETIESFAPAMPYRLKALTGINDGTGIGGTALSKLTGAGGKLDRCVNNGDWLILCLHKVVDGAPQTSTEIGTAGLEALMKAIEDRDIPVLTVEEAMASYT, from the coding sequence GTGAGCAGACGCTCCGCTCTGCTGATGGGCGGTACAGGAGGCGTCGCCATGGCCGGCGGCGGCGCGTGGCTGGGCAAGGTGGTGGCGCAGCCCGCCGCCGCCCCGGCCGCCGGGGGCGGCATCGGAGGCCTCACCACGCCTCCGCTCTACGCCCCCTCCGGCCGCCGCCCCAAGTACCGCCGGGCCAGCTGGTCCCAGCAGTTCCAGTCGGGCCACGGCTGGACGCCCGGGGGCGCGGGCACCGCGTCGGCCGAGGCGAACGACAAGTCCGCCTTCGTGCGCGGCACCCAGTCGGTCCGGGTGACCACGAACGGCACCGGCAAGCAGAGTTACGTCCGCAAGACGGGCCTGCCGGCGATGAGCCTGACGGGCAAGATGATCCGTCTTGTCTTCCGCGTCGACGACGTGACGAACCTGGCCAAGTGCGTCTTCTACCTGGGCAGCGGCTCCCTCGCGAACCACTTCGCCTGGACGCACCACCTCCACTCCAAGACCTCGGCGAACTACGTCCAGTCCGGGGAGTGGGTGACCGTCCACCTCCAGTGGGCGGACGTCAACGCGGCAGCGGGCACGTACTCCATCGGCGCCAGTGGCAAGCCCTCCACCAAGACCGGCTTCACCGACATGTCGTTCGCCGTGTACGACAACGCGGGCGGTCCGGTGACCTACCGGCTCCAGGCCGTCGAGCTGATACCGGACACCGTCTCGGTCTTCCCCAAGGGCGTCGTCTCCATCACCTTCGACGACTCCCACAAGTCGGTCCACGACCTGGCCCGGCCGGTCATGGACCGCTTCGGCTTCCCCGGCACGGTCTACAACATCGCCGACGCCATCGGCACCGGCAGTTTCCTGACCCTCGACCAGATGCGGTCGATGCAGGACTTCTCCGGCTGGGAGATGGGCGGCCACTCGTACGCGAACGCCGTCCACACGGCGAGCTACCCCAAGCTCACCGCCGAGCAGGCCGACGACGACTTCCGCAAGCTGCGCGAGTGGCTGGTCTCCAACGGCTTCACCAGCGAGCACTTCGCCTATCCGCACGGCGCGTTCCAGAAGACCTCCGACGGGGTCCCGGTCGACCAGATCGCGAGCCGGCACTTCACCACGGCCCGGTCGATCATCTCCGAGACCATCGAGTCGTTCGCCCCGGCGATGCCGTACCGCCTCAAGGCGCTGACGGGCATCAACGACGGCACGGGCATCGGCGGTACGGCCCTGTCGAAGCTGACGGGCGCGGGCGGCAAGCTCGACCGGTGCGTGAACAACGGCGACTGGCTGATCCTGTGTCTGCACAAGGTCGTCGACGGCGCTCCCCAGACGAGCACCGAGATCGGCACCGCGGGCCTGGAGGCGCTGATGAAGGCGATCGAGGACCGGGACATCCCGGTGCTGACGGTCGAGGAGGCCATGGCCTCCTACACCTGA
- a CDS encoding cellulose binding domain-containing protein has product MASPRRRTPRRRVWPKIRLLLLVAVVAAGGTALYPVWKAANPDPPELKIRYRTDTPATATAAKPSLEVFNDTDKPLPLSDVTLRYWFTADGSASYAFNCVNAVFGCSNVAGRIVAMDKPTDSADHYLEVRFTAAAGDLEPGANSKGIDLQLFRTDHKKLKQSDDRSFDAEMTSYKEAENVTAYKRGVLAWGEEPDGTKASDEKKTAAKSAPEPLPAPPAGVLFDDFTYQGPKDPALFKHGWLVRTSKGGPGVENTWSASGVSFPTAEGSHADGQVLNLRASTDGTKAGTKQASLGTAASKFRDGTYAARIHFSDEPATGDSGDHVNQTFYTIGGKGSKYSELDNEYMPNGGWGRPGPKLDTVTWYDHKTNDRVYKTTNKSLDSWHTVLIRVKDGVVAYWLDGKKLFLSNGKYAPRADMSVNFNHWFIDLPFKGERAWDMKVDWLYYNANETLSAKQVQSAVEDFTGEGLNYFDTVRESR; this is encoded by the coding sequence GTGGCGTCCCCTCGTCGCCGAACACCCCGACGCCGGGTCTGGCCCAAGATCAGGCTCCTGCTCCTCGTGGCGGTCGTCGCCGCCGGCGGCACGGCGCTGTATCCCGTATGGAAGGCCGCGAACCCGGATCCGCCCGAGCTGAAAATCCGCTACCGGACCGACACCCCGGCGACGGCGACGGCGGCCAAGCCGTCGCTGGAGGTCTTCAACGACACCGACAAGCCACTGCCGTTGAGCGATGTGACGCTCCGGTACTGGTTCACCGCCGACGGCTCCGCGTCCTACGCCTTCAACTGTGTCAACGCCGTGTTCGGCTGTTCCAACGTCGCCGGTCGGATCGTCGCGATGGACAAGCCCACGGACAGCGCCGACCACTACCTGGAGGTCCGGTTCACGGCCGCCGCGGGTGACCTCGAGCCCGGCGCCAACAGCAAGGGCATCGACCTCCAGCTGTTCCGCACCGACCACAAGAAGCTCAAGCAGTCCGACGACCGCTCCTTCGACGCGGAGATGACCAGCTACAAGGAGGCGGAGAACGTCACCGCCTACAAGCGGGGCGTCCTCGCCTGGGGCGAGGAGCCGGACGGCACCAAGGCGAGCGACGAGAAGAAGACGGCGGCGAAGTCCGCGCCCGAGCCGCTGCCCGCCCCGCCCGCCGGGGTGCTGTTCGACGACTTCACCTATCAGGGCCCCAAGGACCCGGCCCTGTTCAAGCACGGCTGGCTGGTCCGCACCAGCAAGGGCGGCCCGGGCGTCGAGAACACCTGGTCCGCGAGCGGCGTCAGCTTCCCCACCGCCGAAGGCTCCCACGCCGACGGCCAGGTGCTCAACCTGCGGGCGAGCACGGACGGCACCAAGGCCGGGACGAAGCAGGCGAGCCTCGGCACGGCCGCGAGCAAGTTCCGCGACGGCACCTACGCGGCCCGGATCCACTTCAGCGACGAGCCGGCCACCGGGGACTCCGGCGACCACGTCAACCAGACCTTCTACACCATCGGCGGCAAGGGCTCGAAGTACAGCGAGCTGGACAACGAGTACATGCCGAACGGCGGCTGGGGCCGGCCCGGCCCCAAGCTCGACACCGTGACCTGGTACGACCACAAGACCAACGACCGGGTCTACAAGACCACCAACAAGAGCCTCGATTCCTGGCACACCGTGCTGATCCGGGTGAAGGACGGCGTCGTCGCCTACTGGCTCGACGGCAAGAAGCTCTTCCTCAGCAACGGCAAGTACGCCCCGCGCGCGGACATGTCCGTGAACTTCAACCACTGGTTCATCGATCTGCCGTTCAAGGGCGAGCGCGCCTGGGACATGAAGGTGGACTGGCTCTACTACAACGCGAACGAAACCCTGTCGGCGAAGCAAGTGCAGTCCGCTGTCGAGGACTTCACCGGCGAGGGTCTGAACTACTTCGACACGGTACGGGAGTCCCGGTGA
- a CDS encoding 3-hydroxyacyl-CoA dehydrogenase NAD-binding domain-containing protein yields MSTTAELLKQASELFPDEVVTSAHVRHFDLPLGAGRFALITLDNGHDHTKPTTFGPASLANLNAAIDQVEKEAADGEIVGVGLTGKPFIFAVGADLKGVEILKEYEHALAIGKGGHEVFKRLSKLAVPTFAYYNGAAMGGGVEVGLHCTYRTVSAALPAFSLPEVFLGLVPGWGGCALLPNLIGPEKAVSVIIENSLNQNKQLKGKQVFELGIADAIFEGADFLEQSLIWTAAVLKGELEIERPVIDRGEAWDQAVAKGRFIADSKVHGAAPAAYRALDIIAAAKNGDLQQGYDAEDKALADLIMGGELRSGIYAFNLVQKRGKRPAGAPDKNLARPVTKVGVVGAGLMASQLALLFLRRLEVPVVLTDIDQERVDKGVGYVHAEIDKLLGKGRINQDKANRLKALVSGVLDKAEGFADADFIIEAVFEEIGVKQQVFAEVEAVAPAHAIFATNTSSLSVSEMASKLKNPERVVGFHFFNPVAVLPLLEIVRGEKTDDASLATAFAVAKKLKKTAVLTKDAPAFVVNRILTRFMGEIQNIIDEGTPVEVAEKGVEPLGLPMSPLVLLELVGPAIGLHVSETLNRAFPDRFTVSPNLAAVVKAGKRGFYVYDSGKPELDPEVAALLKQGDTVLTEEQVRDRVLDAVAQEIGIMLDEGVVAEAQDIDLCLITGAGWPFHLGGITPYLDREGVSERVNGKRFLAQGVASVPA; encoded by the coding sequence GTGAGCACCACCGCCGAGCTTCTCAAGCAGGCTTCCGAGCTGTTCCCGGACGAGGTCGTCACGAGTGCGCACGTACGCCACTTCGACCTCCCCCTCGGTGCCGGGCGCTTCGCCCTGATCACCCTGGACAACGGCCACGACCACACCAAGCCGACCACCTTCGGCCCGGCCTCGCTGGCGAACCTCAACGCCGCGATCGACCAGGTCGAGAAGGAGGCGGCGGACGGCGAGATCGTCGGTGTCGGCCTCACCGGCAAGCCGTTCATCTTCGCGGTCGGCGCCGACCTCAAGGGCGTGGAGATCCTCAAGGAGTACGAGCACGCCCTCGCCATCGGCAAGGGCGGCCACGAGGTCTTCAAGCGGCTGTCCAAGCTGGCCGTGCCGACCTTCGCGTACTACAACGGCGCCGCGATGGGCGGCGGTGTCGAGGTCGGTCTGCACTGCACCTACCGCACCGTGTCCGCGGCCCTCCCGGCGTTCTCGCTGCCCGAGGTCTTCCTCGGTCTGGTCCCGGGCTGGGGCGGCTGCGCCCTGCTGCCGAACCTGATCGGCCCCGAGAAGGCCGTCTCGGTGATCATCGAGAACAGCCTCAACCAGAACAAGCAGCTCAAGGGCAAGCAGGTCTTCGAGCTCGGGATCGCCGACGCGATCTTCGAGGGCGCGGACTTCCTTGAGCAGTCGCTGATCTGGACCGCGGCCGTCCTCAAGGGCGAGCTGGAGATCGAGCGCCCGGTCATCGACCGCGGCGAGGCCTGGGACCAGGCCGTCGCCAAGGGCCGCTTCATCGCGGACTCCAAGGTGCACGGCGCGGCCCCGGCCGCCTACCGCGCCCTGGACATCATCGCCGCCGCCAAGAACGGCGACCTCCAGCAGGGCTACGACGCCGAGGACAAGGCCCTCGCCGACCTCATCATGGGCGGCGAACTGCGCTCCGGCATCTACGCCTTCAACCTGGTGCAGAAGCGCGGCAAGCGCCCGGCCGGCGCCCCGGACAAGAACCTGGCCCGCCCGGTCACCAAGGTCGGTGTCGTCGGCGCCGGTCTGATGGCCAGCCAGCTCGCGCTGCTGTTCCTGCGCCGCCTGGAGGTCCCGGTCGTCCTCACGGACATCGACCAAGAGCGCGTCGACAAGGGTGTGGGCTACGTCCACGCCGAGATCGACAAGCTGCTCGGCAAGGGCCGCATCAACCAGGACAAGGCCAACCGCCTCAAGGCGCTGGTGTCCGGTGTCCTGGACAAGGCCGAGGGCTTCGCCGACGCGGACTTCATCATCGAGGCCGTGTTCGAGGAGATCGGCGTCAAGCAGCAGGTGTTCGCGGAGGTCGAGGCGGTCGCCCCGGCGCACGCCATCTTCGCCACCAACACCTCCTCGCTGTCGGTCTCCGAGATGGCGTCGAAGCTCAAGAACCCCGAGCGGGTCGTGGGCTTCCACTTCTTCAACCCGGTCGCGGTCCTCCCGCTGCTGGAGATCGTGCGCGGCGAGAAGACCGACGACGCCTCCCTGGCCACGGCGTTCGCCGTCGCCAAGAAGCTGAAGAAGACCGCGGTCCTCACCAAGGACGCCCCGGCGTTCGTCGTGAACCGCATCCTGACCCGCTTCATGGGCGAGATCCAGAACATCATCGACGAGGGCACCCCCGTCGAGGTCGCCGAGAAGGGCGTCGAGCCGCTCGGTCTGCCGATGTCGCCGCTGGTTCTGCTGGAGCTGGTCGGCCCGGCGATCGGCCTGCACGTCTCCGAGACGCTCAACAGGGCGTTCCCGGACCGCTTCACGGTCTCCCCGAACCTCGCGGCCGTCGTCAAGGCGGGCAAGCGCGGCTTCTACGTCTACGACTCCGGCAAGCCGGAGCTGGACCCGGAGGTCGCCGCGCTGCTGAAGCAGGGCGACACCGTCCTGACGGAGGAGCAGGTCCGCGACCGCGTGCTCGACGCGGTGGCGCAGGAGATCGGCATCATGCTCGACGAGGGTGTCGTCGCCGAGGCGCAGGACATCGACCTGTGCCTCATCACGGGCGCCGGCTGGCCCTTCCACCTGGGCGGAATCACGCCGTACCTGGACCGCGAGGGTGTCTCCGAGCGTGTGAACGGCAAGAGGTTCCTCGCGCAGGGCGTCGCGAGCGTCCCCGCGTAA
- a CDS encoding thiolase family protein produces the protein MPRTVRDVVFVDGVRTPFGKAGPKGIYHETRADDLVVKAIRELLRRNPGLDPKKIDEVAIAATTQIGDQGLTIGRTAGILAGLPQSVPGYSIDRMCAGALTAVTSVAGSVAFGAYDVAVAGGVEHMGRHPMGEGVDPNPRFVSEKLVDESALFMGMTAENLHDRYPQITKLRADEYAVRSQEKAAKAYANGKIQADLVPVSVRRTSPEAGETGWGLVTADEPMRPGTTLENLQGLKTPFRVHGRVTAGNAAGLNDGATASLIASEEFARENDLPVKMRLVSYSFAGVEPEVMGYGPIPATEKALAQAGLSISDIGLFEINEAFAVQVLAFLDHYGIADDDERVNQYGGAIAFGHPLASSGVRLMTQLARQFEEQPHVRYGLTTMCVGFGMGATVIWENPHFEGDK, from the coding sequence GTGCCTCGTACCGTCAGGGACGTCGTCTTCGTCGACGGCGTCCGCACCCCGTTCGGCAAGGCGGGCCCGAAGGGCATCTACCACGAGACCCGTGCCGACGACCTCGTCGTGAAGGCGATCCGGGAGCTGCTGCGCCGCAACCCCGGACTCGACCCGAAGAAGATCGACGAGGTCGCCATCGCCGCGACCACGCAGATCGGTGACCAGGGCCTGACCATCGGCCGCACCGCCGGGATCCTCGCCGGTCTCCCGCAGTCCGTGCCGGGCTACTCCATCGACCGTATGTGCGCCGGCGCCCTGACCGCCGTCACCTCGGTCGCCGGTTCCGTGGCCTTCGGCGCCTACGACGTCGCCGTCGCGGGCGGTGTCGAGCACATGGGCCGTCACCCCATGGGCGAGGGCGTGGACCCGAACCCGCGGTTCGTGTCCGAGAAGCTGGTCGACGAGTCGGCCCTGTTCATGGGCATGACCGCGGAGAACCTGCACGACCGTTACCCGCAGATCACCAAGCTGCGCGCCGACGAGTACGCCGTGCGCTCCCAGGAGAAGGCCGCCAAGGCGTACGCCAACGGCAAGATCCAGGCCGACCTGGTGCCGGTCTCGGTACGCCGCACCTCCCCCGAGGCCGGTGAGACGGGCTGGGGCCTGGTCACCGCCGACGAGCCGATGCGCCCGGGCACGACCCTGGAGAACCTCCAGGGCCTGAAGACCCCGTTCCGCGTCCACGGCCGGGTCACCGCCGGTAACGCGGCCGGTCTGAACGACGGCGCCACCGCCTCGCTCATCGCCTCCGAGGAGTTCGCGCGGGAGAACGACCTCCCCGTGAAGATGCGTCTGGTCTCCTACTCCTTCGCGGGCGTGGAGCCGGAGGTCATGGGCTACGGCCCGATCCCGGCGACGGAGAAGGCGCTGGCCCAGGCGGGCCTGTCGATCTCCGACATCGGCCTGTTCGAGATCAACGAGGCCTTCGCCGTCCAGGTCCTGGCCTTCCTGGACCACTACGGCATCGCCGACGACGACGAGCGCGTCAACCAGTACGGCGGCGCCATCGCGTTCGGCCACCCGCTGGCCTCCTCCGGCGTCCGTCTGATGACGCAGCTGGCCCGCCAGTTCGAGGAGCAGCCGCACGTCCGCTACGGCCTGACCACCATGTGCGTCGGCTTCGGCATGGGCGCGACGGTCATCTGGGAGAACCCGCACTTCGAGGGGGACAAGTGA
- a CDS encoding LacI family DNA-binding transcriptional regulator has product MTATPTPRVTIKDVAARAGVSKGAVSLAFNHKPGLSEATRDRIFLAARELGWSPSLTARTLAGSRVDVVGLAVCRPARVLGLEPWYMEFVSGVESVLAEHSSSLLLRLVRNMDEEVGVQQAWWRGRQIGGSILVDFRADDPRVGMTERLGMPVVAVGHPSLTGGLTSVWTDDATAVTEAVRYLAALGHRRIARVGGAADLGHTAIRTAAFDETAGALALAGAWQVATDFSGDAGARATRSLLTAAPADRPTAIVYDNDIMAVAGLSVAAEMGLRVPEDVSLLAWDDSQLCRLTHPTLSAMSHDVHGFGAEVARTLFSVITGGEGGSHPVPTPVLTPRGSTAPPR; this is encoded by the coding sequence ATGACGGCAACGCCGACCCCTCGCGTCACCATCAAGGACGTCGCCGCGCGCGCCGGTGTGTCCAAGGGGGCGGTGTCCCTAGCGTTCAACCACAAGCCGGGACTGTCGGAGGCCACCCGGGACCGGATCTTCCTCGCGGCACGGGAGCTGGGCTGGTCGCCGAGTCTCACGGCGCGGACGCTGGCCGGATCACGCGTGGACGTGGTCGGGCTGGCCGTGTGCCGGCCGGCCCGGGTGCTCGGCCTCGAGCCCTGGTACATGGAGTTCGTCTCCGGCGTGGAGAGCGTGCTGGCCGAGCACTCCAGCTCGCTGCTGCTGCGGCTGGTACGGAACATGGACGAGGAGGTGGGCGTCCAACAGGCGTGGTGGCGGGGGCGGCAGATCGGCGGGTCGATCCTCGTCGACTTCCGGGCGGACGATCCGCGGGTGGGCATGACGGAGCGGCTCGGGATGCCGGTGGTCGCCGTCGGGCACCCCTCGCTGACCGGGGGGCTCACCTCGGTGTGGACGGACGACGCGACGGCCGTGACGGAGGCGGTGCGGTACCTGGCCGCGCTGGGGCACCGGCGGATCGCCCGGGTGGGCGGGGCGGCGGACCTCGGGCACACGGCGATCCGGACAGCGGCGTTCGACGAGACGGCGGGGGCGCTGGCGCTGGCCGGGGCCTGGCAGGTCGCGACGGACTTCTCGGGGGACGCGGGGGCGCGGGCGACCCGGTCGCTGCTGACCGCGGCACCGGCCGACCGGCCGACCGCGATCGTGTACGACAACGACATCATGGCGGTGGCGGGGCTGTCGGTGGCGGCGGAGATGGGGCTGCGGGTGCCGGAGGACGTGTCGCTGCTGGCGTGGGACGACTCGCAGCTGTGCCGGCTGACGCATCCGACGCTGTCGGCGATGAGTCATGACGTGCACGGGTTCGGGGCGGAGGTGGCCCGGACGTTGTTCTCGGTGATCACCGGGGGTGAGGGCGGGTCACACCCGGTGCCGACCCCTGTGCTGACGCCTCGGGGGTCCACTGCGCCGCCTCGGTGA